The following are encoded together in the Oncorhynchus gorbuscha isolate QuinsamMale2020 ecotype Even-year linkage group LG03, OgorEven_v1.0, whole genome shotgun sequence genome:
- the LOC124016356 gene encoding leucine-rich repeat-containing protein 3-like, whose translation MGTGEWRERWLEPSLGKRLGPSLGKRLGPSLGKTLGPSLGKRLGPSLGKRLGPSLGKRLGPSLGKRLGPSLGKRLGPSLGRGLQREFGSWLFTLSLLLLLLLPPVFPQCPDSCHCVWESSMVLCMDAGLHEFPQGLPLDTIILHLERNYIRSLPEGSFRELTHLRELYLSHNHINTLSSGALRHLSSELRLLDLSHNLLRQASRDEFGSTRAKTRLYNNPWHCDCTLQELMETLNLEPETVNGIMCESSVRSSGEGSRWEDPGGASEHSGQPLVKLLNSGVNFCSLQRKTTDVAMLVTMFVWFFMVIVYVVYYVRQNQAETRRHLEYLKSLPSPRKTLTETDTISTGL comes from the exons ATGGGgacaggggagtggagagagagatggctggagccGAGCCTGGGGAAAAGGCTGGGACCGAGCCTGGGGAAAAGGCTGGGACCGAGCCTGGGGAAAACGCTGGGACCGAGCCTGGGGAAAAGGCTGGGACCGAGCCTGGGGAAAAGGCTGGGACCGAGCCTGGGGAAAAGGCTGGGACCGAGCCTGGGGAAAAGGCTGGGACCGAGCCTGGGGAAAAGGCTGGGACCGAGCCTGGGTCGAGGCCTGCAGAGAGAGTTTGGAAGCTGGCTGTTCACCCTGTCTTTActgctccttctcctcctccccccggtGTTCCCCCAGTGCCCTGACAGCTGCCACTGTGTGTGGGAGAGCAGCATGGTGCTGTGTATGGACGCTGGGCTCCATGAGTTCCCCCAGGGCCTTCCTCTGGACACCATCATACTACACCTGGAGAGAAACTACATCCGCTCGCTCCCTGAGGGATCCTTCAG GGAGCTGACCCACCTGAGGGAGCTGTATCTCTCCCACAACCACATCAACACCCTCTCCTCCGGTGCCCTGCGACACCTGAGCTCAGAGCTCCGTCTCCTGGACCTCTCCCACAATCTGTTACGCCAGGCCAGCCGGGACGAGTTTGGTTCCACGCGGGCCAAGACGCGCCTCTACAACAACCCATGGCACTGCGACTGTACCCTGCAGGAGCTGATGGAGACGTTAAATCTAGAGCCGGAGACTGTCAACGGGATCATGTGTGAGAGCTCTGTGAGGAGCTCCGGGGAGGGGAGTCGCTGGGAGGATCCAGGAGGGGCTTCAGAGCACTCCGGTCAACCCCTGGTTAAGCTCCTTAACTCTGGGGTAAACTTCTGTAGTCTCCAGAGGAAGACAACGGATGTAGCCATGCTGGTGACCATGTTCGTGTGGTTCTTCATGGTCATTGTTTATGTGGTCTACTACGTGAGACAGAACCAGGCTGAGACCAGAAGACATCTGGAGTATCTGAAGAGTTTGCCCAGTCCGAGGAAAACACTCACGGAGACAGACACGATAAGCACTGGTCTCTGA